A section of the Spirosoma pollinicola genome encodes:
- a CDS encoding NACHT domain-containing protein yields MEQFINLNRTFYPLPANYSHAAKDRDINTLEDLGFPTEGMLHWDKLSAEFRVIILAEAGAGKTQEIHQAAKILRSQGKPAFFLRLENITGGLGGSFEVGTKQEFQRWLDSTEEGWLLLDSVDEARLRDPKDFERAIRQLSDIIAVAIPRTHIIITSRTSAWRGETDLNLCSAKFPPVDDRETQYETDEATLDDIVASEPHPEPAKTHTNSSSDHADTKFKVYSLVNLTKDQVITFITARGIDDSDKFLSDVERQDGWAFMTRPQDLEELISFWKVKGRIGTRFDMMNYSVKSRLKERDQDRADSKPFTPERAIKGARILAAACVFTNESSIRVPDGSQYAQGIEVESVLTDWDTTACQILLSRPIFDEAIYGTVRYHHRSVREFLTAQWLSEELKNEGSREKIESLFFRTQYEQVVVKPSMKPVLSWMVLFDAKIMLRVYKLEPEIILLGGDPGKLPLEERRAILISICQRMASGNYDKSVERYAAVQRFASPDMADDIISLLEQHKSSSCITDYLLNLIWQGRIKKALPVTTKFILEADTEQYGQFTALKILKELGSRDDLNSVIQTLLSSEKPPSRSFLAELFTGLEPTKNSVKQIKKSLENVKDESRHGHDSLGYALAGFIRRSDVDTVTYFIQEIGQFLHREPVLERRYCEVSKQYSWLLPVCKLAIEKLILVKHSGVFSLESLFVLTQAPVFKEYDDFSSSDSTHNMSTLIADWSELNHALFWNAVKEARRHLDKKGEDTVDSFWHVYVSEKYWDFSKVDFERVLDAIISRPLVDDKFIALTLAFVLYKKNDRPKAWLTALKRIARNDDNLNQKLTELLQPPTQSDEIRKWKQEEARWQRLDKERNKKRQVEDDAAIKWLKKNYQTLRASGLEKGQISHNQYYMYDRMRSLDDNSTKWTAGNWRGLIKDYGEGVAAAFRDGMISFWRSYVPLLRSEGYKENETKLGVLFGLSGIEVESRERPGWFDDITVEEAGLACRYAFHELNGFPNWFPKLYEKFPELLQKLILNEITWELETQFQKPNETRHYVLSKVSWGCEWLWNGIATQLVQVLSEEPVDATDLGEALKIIEGSSVVPDQDLAELAQSKCGTVNSKHNLACWYATWIGIEPQLAIRSFSLYLDTLNNYDQDKAATLAMRTVVELVGGRRGGPHVREAFKDSQYLKELYFLMHRYIRVEDDLDRANKGVYSPGLRDDAQDARDRLYSILKSIPGKESYLAMIELSQTHPAEGYRNWMLRDAKERAEMDADGPSWTISQFNEFAKALESTPTNHRELFDLAVQRLKDMKHDLEESDGSIASTLAKEDQETGIRKVIAKWCNDRSKERYVVTQEEELPDAKRPDCRFRGSNFDAPVPLELKLADNWGGALLFERLENQLCGDYLRDSKSNRGIFVLVYRGDRKSWQIPDSNLKITFFELVESLQNHWKKIAANYPKIDEIKVIGIDLTKRMDRVKTAKKSKAK; encoded by the coding sequence TTGGAACAGTTCATCAACCTCAATCGTACGTTTTACCCATTACCTGCTAATTACAGCCACGCGGCCAAGGATAGGGATATAAATACCTTAGAAGATCTCGGCTTTCCAACTGAAGGTATGCTCCACTGGGACAAATTATCAGCTGAGTTCCGAGTTATCATTCTAGCTGAAGCTGGAGCTGGAAAAACGCAGGAGATCCATCAGGCAGCAAAAATTCTCAGATCGCAGGGGAAGCCTGCCTTCTTTCTGCGTTTAGAGAACATCACGGGCGGACTGGGGGGATCATTCGAAGTGGGCACCAAGCAAGAGTTTCAACGATGGTTAGACTCTACTGAAGAGGGCTGGTTGCTTCTTGACTCTGTTGACGAAGCGCGACTTAGAGATCCAAAAGATTTTGAAAGAGCGATTCGACAGCTATCCGATATAATAGCAGTCGCCATCCCGCGAACACATATTATTATTACTTCACGCACTTCTGCCTGGAGGGGTGAAACAGACCTAAATTTATGTAGTGCGAAGTTCCCCCCCGTAGACGATAGAGAGACGCAATATGAAACCGATGAAGCTACCCTAGACGACATTGTTGCGTCAGAGCCTCACCCCGAACCTGCAAAAACACATACTAATAGTAGCTCAGACCATGCTGATACAAAATTTAAGGTATACTCTTTGGTCAACTTGACCAAAGATCAGGTCATTACTTTCATAACAGCAAGAGGAATAGATGATAGCGATAAGTTTCTAAGCGATGTTGAAAGGCAAGATGGATGGGCATTTATGACGCGTCCGCAAGATTTGGAAGAGCTCATTAGCTTCTGGAAAGTTAAGGGACGGATTGGAACACGTTTTGATATGATGAATTATAGCGTAAAGAGCAGGCTTAAAGAGCGAGATCAGGATAGAGCCGACTCAAAACCTTTTACGCCTGAAAGAGCTATAAAAGGAGCGCGTATTCTTGCAGCCGCCTGTGTTTTTACAAACGAATCGTCAATAAGGGTACCAGATGGAAGTCAATACGCTCAAGGAATTGAAGTAGAATCCGTATTAACCGATTGGGATACTACAGCATGTCAGATTTTGTTGAGCCGCCCTATATTCGATGAAGCGATTTATGGCACTGTTCGTTACCATCATAGATCCGTACGAGAGTTTTTAACCGCACAGTGGTTGTCCGAAGAATTGAAGAACGAAGGTTCAAGGGAAAAGATTGAAAGTTTATTTTTTCGTACTCAGTATGAGCAAGTAGTCGTAAAACCATCCATGAAGCCTGTTCTGTCATGGATGGTTTTATTTGACGCTAAAATAATGCTCAGGGTCTATAAGCTTGAGCCTGAAATTATTTTATTAGGTGGAGACCCAGGCAAGTTGCCTCTTGAAGAAAGAAGGGCAATCCTTATCTCTATTTGCCAAAGAATGGCTTCAGGCAATTATGATAAGTCTGTTGAGAGATATGCCGCTGTTCAACGATTTGCATCACCTGACATGGCTGATGATATCATTAGTTTACTAGAGCAACATAAAAGTAGTAGCTGTATCACTGATTACTTATTGAATCTCATTTGGCAGGGACGAATAAAGAAAGCGTTGCCAGTAACGACTAAATTTATCCTAGAGGCTGATACTGAACAGTATGGGCAGTTTACAGCACTGAAAATTCTGAAAGAACTAGGATCAAGAGATGATTTAAACTCGGTCATACAAACCCTACTTTCGAGCGAAAAACCGCCTAGTCGATCTTTCCTTGCAGAGCTATTTACTGGTTTGGAGCCCACGAAGAACTCAGTTAAGCAAATAAAGAAGAGCCTAGAGAACGTGAAAGATGAAAGCCGACATGGACACGATTCATTAGGATATGCACTTGCGGGTTTTATTAGACGCTCTGATGTCGATACTGTGACCTACTTCATCCAAGAAATTGGTCAGTTTTTGCATCGTGAACCTGTTCTTGAACGCAGGTATTGCGAGGTTTCGAAACAATATAGTTGGTTGCTACCAGTATGTAAGTTGGCCATTGAAAAATTGATACTTGTCAAGCATTCAGGTGTATTCAGTTTGGAGAGTCTGTTTGTCTTAACACAAGCACCTGTCTTCAAAGAATATGATGATTTTAGCAGCTCAGACTCTACGCACAATATGTCAACGCTCATCGCTGATTGGAGCGAGTTGAATCATGCCTTGTTTTGGAATGCGGTCAAAGAAGCACGAAGACATCTAGACAAGAAAGGAGAAGATACCGTAGATAGTTTTTGGCACGTATACGTCTCGGAGAAATATTGGGACTTCAGCAAAGTAGATTTTGAGCGTGTACTTGATGCGATTATTAGCCGTCCGCTTGTAGATGACAAGTTTATCGCATTGACTTTAGCTTTTGTGCTTTATAAGAAAAACGATCGCCCTAAGGCATGGCTTACGGCTCTAAAGAGAATAGCGAGAAATGACGACAATCTAAATCAAAAACTTACGGAGCTATTGCAACCACCTACTCAGAGTGATGAGATAAGAAAGTGGAAACAAGAGGAGGCCAGGTGGCAACGCCTAGACAAGGAGCGCAATAAGAAACGCCAAGTAGAAGATGATGCGGCCATAAAATGGCTGAAGAAAAACTATCAAACTCTTCGTGCTAGTGGTCTAGAAAAAGGCCAAATCTCACACAATCAATACTACATGTATGATCGTATGCGTAGCCTTGATGATAATTCAACAAAGTGGACCGCTGGTAATTGGCGAGGTTTGATCAAGGACTATGGCGAGGGGGTGGCAGCCGCTTTCCGTGACGGCATGATTAGCTTCTGGAGGTCATATGTTCCTTTACTTCGATCGGAGGGTTATAAAGAGAATGAGACTAAACTGGGTGTTTTATTTGGCCTATCTGGTATTGAAGTAGAGTCAAGAGAAAGGCCGGGTTGGTTCGACGATATAACGGTGGAAGAAGCCGGGCTTGCCTGCCGGTATGCCTTTCACGAGCTCAATGGGTTCCCCAATTGGTTTCCAAAGCTGTATGAGAAATTTCCTGAACTTTTGCAGAAGCTTATCTTAAATGAAATCACTTGGGAATTGGAAACCCAATTTCAAAAACCCAATGAAACGCGGCATTACGTGCTCAGCAAAGTAAGTTGGGGTTGTGAATGGCTGTGGAATGGTATTGCCACACAACTTGTGCAAGTACTAAGCGAAGAGCCAGTCGACGCAACAGATCTGGGTGAAGCGCTAAAAATCATCGAAGGAAGTTCAGTGGTTCCAGATCAAGACCTTGCTGAACTCGCACAAAGTAAATGTGGCACTGTCAATTCGAAGCATAATCTTGCCTGTTGGTATGCTACCTGGATAGGAATAGAGCCACAACTGGCCATACGATCTTTCTCCTTATATCTTGATACATTAAATAACTACGATCAGGATAAAGCGGCAACGCTAGCGATGAGGACGGTTGTCGAGTTAGTAGGTGGCAGACGTGGTGGACCACACGTGAGAGAAGCTTTTAAAGATTCACAATACCTAAAAGAACTTTACTTTCTTATGCATCGCTATATCAGGGTTGAGGATGATCTTGACCGAGCTAACAAAGGGGTCTATTCACCAGGCCTGCGTGATGACGCGCAAGATGCGCGTGATAGGCTGTACTCCATTCTTAAGAGTATACCTGGTAAAGAGTCGTACCTGGCTATGATTGAGTTGTCTCAAACACATCCCGCTGAAGGGTATCGCAACTGGATGCTCCGCGATGCTAAAGAGCGAGCGGAAATGGATGCCGATGGTCCCTCTTGGACAATTAGCCAATTCAATGAATTCGCTAAAGCTTTGGAAAGTACGCCAACCAATCACCGAGAGCTTTTTGATCTAGCTGTACAACGTCTCAAGGATATGAAGCACGATCTTGAAGAAAGCGACGGAAGCATTGCGTCTACATTAGCCAAGGAAGATCAAGAAACCGGTATTCGAAAAGTAATTGCTAAGTGGTGTAATGATAGATCGAAGGAAAGATACGTGGTGACGCAAGAGGAAGAACTTCCCGATGCAAAGCGACCAGATTGTCGTTTTAGAGGTTCAAACTTCGACGCTCCTGTACCATTAGAACTTAAACTCGCTGACAATTGGGGAGGGGCACTTCTATTTGAAAGGCTAGAAAATCAATTATGTGGCGACTATCTGCGTGACAGCAAATCAAACAGAGGAATATTCGTATTAGTGTATCGCGGTGACAGGAAGAGTTGGCAAATACCTGATAGTAATCTTAAAATTACTTTTTTCGAACTTGTTGAATCATTACAAAATCATTGGAAGAAGATAGCTGCTAACTATCCTAAGATTGACGAAATTAAGGTTATTGGTATTGACTTAACAAAGCGGATGGATCGCGTCAAGACGGCAAAGAAAAGTAAAGCTAAATAA
- a CDS encoding PDDEXK nuclease domain-containing protein: MKFSELITTLEDLQQQLNRQAVRQADQLMALRNWLIGFYIVEYEQLGDDRATYGQNPIPRIAQAMKQQGVRGFSDRNLYLFKNFYLTYPNILQFLTAKFQLTDFEAIDKKALSKYTPPDDIPLINYGLLFERLTFTHFVELMKVEDPLRRRFYEVEALKNAWTVEELNRAITTSLAERTGLSTDKAAVIARVKDNAPAGLTDYIRNPYLLEFLNIKEKAEFSENDLETAIINHLQDFLLELGHGFCFEARQKRISFDNRHYRIDLVFYHRVLKCHVLIDLKIGEFDHADAGQMNMYLNYYADQEATKGDNPPIGIILCASKNNAMAKYATSGLAHEVFVSQYLTNLPAKEELQAFIERESRSIVNQ, encoded by the coding sequence ATGAAATTTTCGGAGTTAATTACTACGCTGGAAGATTTACAACAGCAACTTAATCGTCAGGCCGTCCGTCAAGCCGATCAGTTAATGGCTCTACGCAACTGGCTGATCGGCTTCTACATTGTCGAATACGAACAACTTGGTGACGACCGGGCCACTTACGGCCAAAATCCTATCCCCCGCATTGCACAAGCTATGAAGCAACAGGGCGTTCGGGGCTTCTCAGACCGCAACCTGTACCTGTTCAAAAATTTCTACCTGACTTATCCAAACATTTTGCAGTTTTTGACTGCAAAATTCCAATTAACTGACTTCGAGGCAATTGACAAAAAAGCACTGAGTAAGTACACGCCCCCGGATGACATACCGCTAATAAATTACGGTCTGTTATTTGAGCGATTAACGTTCACGCACTTTGTCGAACTTATGAAAGTGGAAGATCCACTTCGCCGACGGTTCTATGAAGTTGAGGCACTCAAAAATGCCTGGACAGTAGAGGAGCTGAATCGGGCTATCACGACGTCGCTGGCTGAACGAACAGGACTTTCAACGGACAAAGCGGCCGTAATTGCCCGAGTTAAGGACAACGCCCCAGCCGGGCTAACCGACTATATCCGAAATCCATACCTGTTGGAGTTCCTCAACATTAAGGAAAAAGCCGAGTTTTCGGAGAACGACCTCGAAACAGCCATTATCAACCACTTGCAAGACTTCCTGTTGGAATTAGGCCATGGGTTTTGTTTCGAGGCTCGGCAAAAGCGCATCAGCTTTGACAACCGTCACTACCGTATTGATTTAGTTTTCTATCATCGGGTCCTAAAGTGTCACGTCCTAATTGACCTTAAAATTGGGGAGTTCGACCACGCTGATGCTGGCCAGATGAACATGTACCTAAACTACTATGCTGACCAGGAAGCCACTAAAGGCGACAATCCACCTATAGGTATAATTCTCTGTGCCAGCAAGAACAACGCCATGGCTAAATACGCAACTAGTGGTCTGGCACACGAGGTTTTTGTATCGCAATACCTGACCAACTTGCCAGCAAAAGAAGAGCTCCAAGCATTTATTGAAAGAGAAAGCCGAAGTATTGTCAATCAATAA
- a CDS encoding glycosyl hydrolase, which yields MRSDKALLLLIMLTSGWTIVRAQTPFKTLNWLYQISGTRTLAGQHNREPNAQPARWTTQMQALTGHYPALWSGDFLFQADNIDHRATMIQEAKTQWKQGALINLMWHACNPALAQPCGWDSLGVLSHLTDGQWQELLTDGSGLNRTWKARMDEVAIFLQELQQERVEVFFRPLHEMNQGRFWWGGRPGPTGTAQLYRLTHDYLVNQKRLTNLIWVWDVQDFGTLVTDVQVYNPGNAYWDVAALDVYDGSGYTMAKYETMVAVAKGKPVAIGECQVLPTASQLKAQPKWTFFMGWSELVLSHNSTQAIQALYQAPNVLTLDELPAFFKP from the coding sequence ATGCGCTCCGATAAAGCCTTACTGCTGCTCATCATGCTTACATCAGGCTGGACCATCGTCCGGGCACAAACCCCCTTCAAGACGCTCAATTGGCTCTACCAGATTTCAGGTACCCGAACCTTAGCTGGACAGCACAACCGAGAGCCGAATGCTCAACCCGCTCGCTGGACCACCCAAATGCAAGCCCTGACGGGACACTATCCCGCCCTATGGAGTGGCGATTTCTTATTTCAGGCCGATAACATTGACCATCGAGCGACAATGATACAGGAAGCCAAAACCCAGTGGAAACAGGGGGCCCTGATCAATCTGATGTGGCATGCCTGCAATCCGGCCCTGGCGCAACCCTGCGGATGGGATTCGCTGGGCGTGCTGAGTCACCTGACCGACGGGCAGTGGCAAGAACTGTTGACTGATGGGAGTGGGCTGAACCGAACTTGGAAAGCCAGGATGGATGAGGTAGCCATTTTTCTGCAGGAACTGCAACAAGAGAGAGTAGAGGTTTTTTTTCGGCCGCTGCATGAAATGAACCAAGGCCGCTTCTGGTGGGGCGGCCGACCAGGACCCACCGGCACGGCGCAACTCTACCGATTGACGCATGACTACCTGGTGAACCAAAAAAGACTAACCAACCTGATCTGGGTCTGGGATGTGCAGGACTTTGGCACCTTAGTCACCGATGTGCAGGTCTATAACCCCGGCAACGCGTATTGGGATGTGGCCGCCCTGGATGTCTACGATGGGAGTGGGTACACGATGGCCAAGTATGAAACAATGGTCGCCGTCGCCAAGGGCAAGCCGGTAGCCATTGGCGAATGTCAGGTGCTACCAACCGCCAGCCAATTAAAGGCGCAACCCAAATGGACGTTTTTTATGGGTTGGTCGGAACTGGTTCTTAGCCACAATTCAACCCAAGCGATCCAGGCTCTTTACCAAGCGCCCAACGTCCTGACGTTGGATGAACTCCCGGCCTTTTTCAAACCTTGA
- a CDS encoding DUF3800 domain-containing protein has product MNDHIAFLDEWGNNGLDFTKQGVSTHFIVTAITLRKEQLSEAETQLEAVRKRFFQTGPIKSAKVGSDDKRRILILNQLLTVPFQLFALVVDKRELRGEGFYYKGSFYKFLHGLADRELYRSFPNLELVADRHGDENFMQGFTQYIYNRHVPTLFNQASFRFVNSQASLLLQAADFVAGTLARCYDETVLSPERASFVQLLKPKLLTLKYWPDVFAPVVAQSVPDQANYNAGLAELCVGLGQDFLHRKLASRSPQEIDQVTCLNYLLFHFRHVDPTRYISSRELMAHIDERRNSQPTLHYFQTRVIAPLRDAGVIIASSTKGYKIPSCEGDLYDFINHSNTIIQPLLSRISKCRARIRLATNGSIDLLDREEYANLKQLLTDPLMTESGRNG; this is encoded by the coding sequence ATGAATGATCACATCGCCTTCCTGGATGAATGGGGAAACAATGGCCTTGACTTTACCAAGCAAGGCGTCTCCACTCACTTTATCGTCACCGCCATCACCCTACGCAAAGAACAGCTTAGTGAGGCTGAAACTCAATTAGAAGCGGTGCGTAAACGCTTCTTTCAAACCGGACCAATTAAATCGGCCAAAGTAGGCAGCGATGATAAACGCCGGATCTTGATCCTCAACCAACTGTTAACCGTTCCCTTTCAACTATTTGCGCTCGTCGTCGATAAACGAGAACTGCGTGGGGAGGGCTTTTACTATAAAGGGTCCTTCTACAAATTTCTGCATGGACTAGCCGACCGAGAGCTGTACCGGAGCTTCCCCAATCTGGAATTAGTGGCGGATCGGCACGGTGACGAAAATTTTATGCAAGGGTTTACCCAATACATCTATAATCGGCATGTGCCTACGCTATTCAACCAAGCCAGTTTTCGCTTTGTGAACAGCCAAGCCAGTTTGCTTCTCCAGGCGGCTGATTTTGTAGCAGGCACCCTAGCCCGGTGTTATGATGAAACGGTTCTATCACCCGAACGAGCGAGCTTCGTTCAACTGTTGAAACCCAAGCTACTTACCTTAAAATACTGGCCGGACGTATTTGCCCCCGTAGTAGCTCAAAGTGTGCCCGATCAAGCTAACTACAATGCTGGCTTAGCTGAACTGTGTGTTGGTTTAGGTCAAGACTTCTTGCATCGCAAGCTAGCCAGTCGATCACCTCAGGAAATCGACCAGGTTACCTGCTTAAACTATTTATTGTTTCATTTCCGTCATGTTGATCCCACGCGTTACATTTCGAGTCGGGAACTGATGGCTCACATTGACGAACGGCGAAATAGTCAACCCACCTTGCACTATTTTCAAACGCGAGTGATTGCCCCACTACGGGATGCGGGTGTCATTATTGCCAGTAGTACCAAAGGCTACAAAATCCCGTCGTGTGAGGGAGATCTCTACGATTTTATCAATCATAGCAATACCATCATTCAGCCGTTGTTGTCTCGGATCAGCAAATGCCGGGCTCGAATCCGTTTAGCCACCAACGGATCGATTGACCTTTTAGATAGGGAGGAGTATGCGAATCTAAAACAGTTGTTAACCGATCCACTGATGACTGAATCTGGTCGTAATGGGTAG
- a CDS encoding type IV secretory system conjugative DNA transfer family protein: MFKLGSIAGYIFGLVAIPILIYIAASVIIKFLIISVGFPRIVGDVVGGIGGFLPAGYIVYRRMKGNGRTEIQSASQVTKTGIKVKDYVFGIRTTKGIIKIVNPFAGLFVVAGPGAGKSYGVIEPIITQAIKKGFTGLVYDYKFPSFAQVVQAAAKDTKAKAYYVNFDDLTRSHRVNPIHPDLIITKSHAESAADVIIKNLIKGETNFFVSSATAYLGGIIWFLREEYPEYCTLPHVLNLAAESVKQVVPLISKNEEVRISVASLKTAIDENSSKQLTGVVSTLQDALGKINTRSICYVLSGNDFTLDLNNPDDPKIMVIGNNDELKPVYGPVISLIVANTIRKLNKKGKLPSIVCLDEAPTLFIPEFSNLPATGRENKIVTLFGAQNFSQIDTMYGPQEKDSILNTLSNRFYGRMPHEPSAEYVVKTWGKEYVEQRSQSISQVRLGEVSASKSDSYSLVHRDRVEVQDVMNLKQGEFFGQLVESDVSYFRTQLKPDPIDRQPIPAFKEVTEADVKANYKKVAEDIRNLLAGPVPKPSNPSGPNSKPKDEF; this comes from the coding sequence ATGTTCAAGTTAGGTTCAATTGCAGGATACATTTTTGGTCTTGTAGCCATTCCGATACTAATATATATTGCAGCTAGTGTAATAATAAAATTTTTAATTATTTCGGTTGGTTTTCCACGAATAGTCGGCGATGTAGTTGGTGGAATAGGTGGATTTTTACCGGCTGGATACATAGTTTATCGACGCATGAAAGGTAATGGTCGAACAGAAATACAGAGTGCTTCACAGGTTACCAAGACGGGTATCAAAGTCAAAGACTATGTTTTTGGTATCCGAACCACAAAGGGAATAATAAAAATAGTCAATCCATTTGCTGGTCTGTTTGTAGTGGCCGGGCCAGGAGCCGGTAAAAGTTATGGAGTGATTGAACCTATAATTACACAAGCGATTAAGAAAGGATTTACGGGATTGGTTTATGATTATAAATTTCCCTCATTCGCTCAAGTAGTTCAGGCCGCAGCTAAAGACACTAAGGCTAAAGCGTATTATGTCAATTTTGATGACTTGACTCGTAGTCATCGAGTCAATCCAATCCATCCTGATCTTATAATTACAAAAAGCCACGCAGAAAGCGCAGCTGATGTAATTATAAAGAACCTAATAAAAGGAGAAACCAACTTCTTCGTTAGTAGCGCAACAGCCTATTTAGGAGGCATTATTTGGTTTCTACGAGAAGAATATCCAGAATACTGCACGTTACCTCATGTACTTAACTTGGCCGCTGAATCAGTAAAGCAAGTAGTACCCTTAATTAGTAAAAATGAGGAAGTTAGAATATCGGTTGCTAGTTTGAAAACTGCAATCGATGAGAATTCAAGTAAACAACTAACCGGTGTTGTCTCGACTTTACAAGATGCATTAGGCAAGATTAATACCCGTTCTATATGCTATGTGTTGAGCGGGAATGACTTCACACTTGATTTGAATAATCCTGATGATCCTAAGATTATGGTTATTGGCAACAATGACGAATTAAAGCCAGTATACGGGCCAGTAATTTCCCTAATCGTAGCAAACACGATTAGAAAATTAAATAAGAAAGGGAAACTTCCTTCTATAGTGTGCCTTGATGAAGCACCTACCTTGTTTATCCCTGAGTTTTCAAACCTACCTGCTACTGGTCGAGAGAATAAAATTGTCACTTTATTTGGTGCACAAAACTTTTCTCAGATTGACACAATGTATGGTCCTCAAGAGAAGGACTCTATTTTAAACACATTGTCTAACCGTTTTTATGGTCGGATGCCACACGAGCCGAGTGCGGAGTACGTGGTTAAAACTTGGGGTAAAGAGTACGTTGAGCAACGAAGTCAATCGATCAGTCAGGTACGTTTAGGGGAAGTCTCAGCTTCTAAATCAGACTCATACAGTTTAGTCCATCGTGATCGAGTCGAAGTACAGGATGTTATGAACCTGAAACAGGGTGAATTTTTTGGTCAACTCGTGGAAAGCGATGTTAGCTATTTTCGTACGCAGTTAAAGCCAGATCCTATAGACCGTCAACCAATCCCGGCTTTTAAAGAAGTTACCGAGGCCGACGTAAAAGCGAATTATAAGAAGGTCGCTGAGGATATTAGGAATCTGTTGGCCGGCCCAGTTCCGAAGCCTTCAAACCCTTCTGGGCCTAATAGCAAACCCAAAGACGAATTTTAA
- a CDS encoding DUF5712 family protein — MQTKFTSPIKANNKGSCSKLVNYLEKENDKNLSVNKEYFFSSDRDKCNKWEVIQQIDNNAKGQKIEKEQDRFFSIVIAPSQTELAHIGNDPDKLKEYTRQTMENYAAGFCNNKGENRGLESKDLVWYAKIENERKYSTLDAEVKEGLAKNGQLKVGDQRHVHIIVSRCEARENRHVLELEKQKQEQTIHLCPSVNNQKIFNRDEFIRQNEQDFDKRFAYNRSHEESYDYCNSLKNGKQQDYEKIRQRGKEKIFEKGISNEQDHEIGY, encoded by the coding sequence ATGCAGACTAAATTCACCAGTCCGATTAAAGCTAATAACAAAGGTAGTTGCTCAAAATTGGTAAATTATTTGGAGAAAGAGAACGATAAAAACTTATCAGTAAATAAAGAGTATTTCTTCTCGTCTGATAGGGATAAATGTAACAAATGGGAAGTAATTCAGCAGATTGATAATAATGCAAAAGGGCAAAAGATAGAGAAAGAACAGGATAGATTTTTTTCTATTGTTATCGCTCCTAGTCAAACAGAACTTGCACACATAGGAAACGACCCTGATAAACTAAAAGAGTATACCCGCCAGACTATGGAAAATTATGCGGCTGGCTTTTGTAATAATAAAGGTGAAAATAGAGGATTGGAAAGCAAAGATTTGGTATGGTATGCAAAAATTGAAAATGAGAGAAAATATAGTACTTTAGATGCAGAAGTAAAGGAAGGGTTAGCCAAGAATGGACAGTTAAAAGTAGGTGATCAACGGCATGTGCATATTATAGTTTCTCGGTGTGAGGCTCGCGAAAATAGGCATGTTTTAGAGCTTGAAAAACAAAAGCAGGAACAAACTATACATTTGTGTCCTTCTGTTAATAATCAAAAAATATTTAATAGAGATGAGTTTATAAGGCAAAATGAACAGGATTTTGATAAAAGGTTTGCTTATAATCGAAGTCATGAGGAATCGTATGATTATTGTAATTCACTAAAAAACGGAAAACAACAAGATTATGAAAAGATAAGACAAAGGGGAAAAGAAAAGATATTTGAAAAAGGAATAAGTAATGAACAAGATCACGAAATTGGTTATTAA
- a CDS encoding BfmA/BtgA family mobilization protein: protein MEKEKIHHITASAATFTDFERLANSYGLTNKGLLEAMVNHFKVTKADPRDPRADNPTDAIKALDKRIVSFIKEQEKKILIPIKEAVFDMAGTEGVARRSDLRIVNSNVKRIITGLKIEE, encoded by the coding sequence ATGGAAAAAGAGAAGATACATCACATTACAGCAAGTGCGGCTACATTCACAGATTTTGAACGTCTGGCAAATAGTTACGGACTTACTAATAAAGGTCTGTTAGAAGCAATGGTCAATCATTTTAAGGTCACAAAGGCAGACCCTAGGGACCCCCGAGCGGATAACCCAACAGATGCTATAAAAGCACTTGATAAGCGGATCGTAAGTTTTATAAAGGAGCAGGAAAAGAAAATATTAATTCCAATAAAAGAGGCTGTTTTTGATATGGCAGGTACAGAAGGAGTAGCCCGACGTTCTGATTTGAGGATAGTAAATTCTAATGTTAAGAGGATAATAACAGGACTAAAAATAGAAGAATAA